A DNA window from Purpureocillium takamizusanense chromosome 9, complete sequence contains the following coding sequences:
- the ARO8_2 gene encoding 3-deoxy-7-phosphoheptulonate synthase (EggNog:ENOG503NXFG~COG:E), with the protein MASQQQQSSSSASPSPSWSPASWRSKPIKQSPAYPDHEKLASAVGELSRLPPLVHPNEILALKAHLRDVAHGKAFLLQGGDCAELFDYCQQDAIESKIKLLLQMSVVLIWGTNKRVVRIGRMAGQYAKPRSSPTEIVDGREIPSFRGDILNGYHVDERDIDPNRLLKAYHHSGATLNYIRAAIASGIADLHRPLDWGLGHVKDPVLKEKYSAIAHSIQQTLRFLQVINARPGELETVEFFTSHEGLLLEYEQPLTRLLEKPLKGRAPPPTSRTPSPTPPPPADADEDSSDAKQEYYDTSAHFIWIGDRTRQLDHAHVEFFRGIANPIGIKVGPTTPTSDLLDLLRTLNPSCEPGKITLITRYGANKVAELLPQHIRAVEDSEYRRCVVWQCDPMHGNTLSTPSGIKTRRFNDIYRELQESLRIHKEQGSYLGGVHLELTGDAVTECLGGSEGLDEDDLSTNYTSFCDPRLNEKQALELAFLVADHFSREQKHGSA; encoded by the exons ATGGCgtcgcaacagcagcaatcgtcgtcgtcggcgtcaccgtcaccgagcTGGAGCCCCGCATCCTGGCGCTCCAAGCCCATCAAGCAGTCCCCCGCCTACCCCGACCACGAGaagctcgccagcgccgtcggaGAGCTCTctcgcctgccgcccctcGTCCACCCCAACGAgatcctcgccctcaaggCCCACCTGCGCGATGTCGCCCACGGCAAGGCCTTCCTgctccagggcggcgactgcgCCGAGCTCTTCGACTACTGCCAGCAGGACGCCATCGAGTCCAAGatcaagctgctgctgcagatgagcgtcgtcctcatctgGGGCACCAACAAGCGCGTCGTTCGCATCGGCCGCATGGCCGGCCAGTACGCCAAGCCGCGCTCCAGCCCGACTGAgatcgtcgacggccgcgagaTTCCCAGCTTCCGCGGCGACATTCTCAACGGCtaccacgtcgacgagcgcgacatTGACCCCAACCGACTCCTCAA GGCTTACCATCACTCCGGAGCCACCCTCAACTacatccgcgccgccatcgcctctGGCATCGCTGACCTTCACCGGCCCCTCGACTGgggcctcggccacgtcAAGGACCCTGTCCTCAAGGAAAAGTACTCCGCCATCGCCCACAGCATCCAGCAGACCCTCCGCTTTCTCCAGGTCATCAATGCCCGTcccggcgagctcgagaccGTCGAGTTCTTCACCAGTCACGAGGGCCTCTTGCTCGAGTACGAGCAGCCCTTGACCAGGTTGCTCGAGAAGCCCCTCAAGGGTCGCGCCCCGCCGCCTACCAGCAGAACGCCCTCTCcgactccgccgccgccagccgatgccgacgaggactCGTCGGATGCTAAACAGGAGTACTATGACACTTCGGCCCACTTCATCTGGATAGGAGACCGCACGCGCCAGCTCGACCACGCCCATGTCGAGTTCTTCCGTGGCATTGCTAATCCCATCGGCATCAAGGTCGGCCCCACGACGCCCACCTCCGACTTGCTCGACCTCCTGCGTACCCTCAACCCCAGCTGCGAGCCGGGCAAAATCACCCTCATCACCCGCTACGGCGCAAAcaaggtcgccgagctgctcccCCAGCACATCCGCGCCGTGGAGGATTCCGAGTACCGCCGCTGTGTCGTCTGGCAGTGCGACCCCATGCACGGCAACACCCTCTCCACGCCCTCGGGCATCAAGACGCGGCGCTTCAATGACATCTACCGCGAGCTGCAGGAGTCGCTGCGCATCCATAAGGAGCAAGGTAGCTACCTCGGTGGCGTCCACCTGGAGCTCACGGGCGATGCCGTCACCGAGtgcctgggcggcagcgagggcctggacgaggacgacctgTCGACCAATTACACGTCCTTCTGCGACCCCCGCCTGAACGAGaagcaggccctcgagctggcgtTCCTCGTCGCAGACCATTTCTCCCGCGAACAAAAGCACGGTTCCGCTTAG